A portion of the Pseudomonas sp. GR 6-02 genome contains these proteins:
- the betB gene encoding betaine-aldehyde dehydrogenase has translation MARFELQKLYIDGGYSDASSDATFEAINPANGEVLATVQRATKEDVERAVVSAEKGQKIWAAMTAMERSRILRRAVDILRERNDELAALETLDTGKAYSETRYVDIVTGADVLEYYAGLVPAIEGEQIPLRTTSFVYTRREPLGIVAGIGAWNYPIQIALWKSAPALAAGNAMIFKPSEVTSLTTLKLAEIYTEAGLPAGVFNVLTGSGREVGTWLTEHPRIEKVSFTGGTDTGKKVMASASASTLKDVTMELGGKSPLIIFDDADLDRAADTAMMANFYSSGQVCTNGTRVFVPSHLKAAFEAKIVERVARIRVGNPEDENTNFGPLVSFAHMESVLGYIAKGKEEGARLLCGGARLTDGEFAKGAFVAPTVFTDCTDEMTIVREEIFGPVMSILTYETEEEVIRRANDTDFGLAAGVVTKDLNRAHRVIHQLEAGICWINAWGESDAKMPVGGYKQSGVGRENGISSLNNFTRIKSVQVELGDYASVF, from the coding sequence ATGGCCCGTTTCGAACTGCAAAAACTCTACATCGACGGCGGCTACAGTGACGCCAGCAGCGACGCCACCTTCGAAGCCATCAACCCGGCTAACGGTGAAGTCCTCGCAACCGTACAGCGTGCGACCAAGGAAGACGTCGAGCGTGCAGTGGTCAGTGCCGAAAAGGGCCAGAAAATCTGGGCTGCGATGACCGCCATGGAGCGTTCGCGCATCCTGCGTCGTGCCGTCGACATCCTGCGCGAGCGCAACGATGAACTGGCCGCCCTGGAAACCCTGGACACCGGCAAGGCGTACTCCGAAACCCGTTACGTCGACATCGTCACCGGCGCTGACGTGCTGGAATACTACGCAGGTCTGGTACCGGCCATCGAAGGCGAGCAGATTCCACTGCGCACCACTTCTTTCGTCTACACCCGTCGCGAGCCACTGGGCATCGTGGCCGGTATCGGCGCGTGGAACTACCCGATCCAGATCGCCCTGTGGAAATCCGCTCCAGCCCTGGCGGCCGGTAACGCGATGATCTTCAAGCCAAGCGAAGTCACCTCGCTGACCACCCTGAAACTGGCCGAGATCTACACCGAAGCCGGCCTGCCGGCTGGTGTGTTCAACGTGTTGACCGGTAGCGGCCGTGAAGTCGGCACCTGGCTGACCGAACACCCACGCATCGAAAAAGTCTCCTTCACCGGCGGCACCGACACCGGCAAGAAAGTCATGGCCAGCGCTTCCGCCTCCACGCTGAAAGACGTGACCATGGAACTGGGCGGCAAATCCCCGCTGATCATTTTCGACGACGCCGACCTCGATCGCGCCGCCGACACCGCGATGATGGCCAACTTCTACAGCTCCGGTCAGGTCTGCACCAACGGCACTCGCGTGTTCGTCCCGAGCCACCTGAAAGCCGCGTTCGAAGCCAAGATCGTTGAGCGCGTTGCACGCATCCGCGTTGGCAACCCGGAAGACGAAAACACCAACTTCGGCCCGCTGGTCAGCTTCGCCCACATGGAAAGCGTGCTGGGTTACATCGCCAAAGGTAAGGAAGAAGGTGCTCGCCTGCTGTGCGGCGGCGCTCGTCTGACCGACGGCGAATTCGCCAAAGGCGCATTCGTGGCCCCGACCGTGTTCACCGACTGCACCGACGAGATGACCATCGTGCGCGAAGAAATCTTCGGCCCGGTGATGAGCATCCTGACCTACGAAACCGAAGAAGAAGTGATCCGTCGCGCCAACGACACCGACTTCGGTCTGGCTGCCGGCGTTGTTACCAAAGACCTGAACCGCGCGCACCGCGTGATTCATCAACTGGAAGCCGGTATCTGCTGGATCAACGCCTGGGGCGAGTCCGACGCCAAGATGCCGGTCGGCGGCTACAAGCAGTCGGGCGTGGGCCGTGAGAACGGCATCAGCTCGCTGAACAACTTCACACGCATCAAATCGGTACAGGTCGAACTGGGCGATTACGCCTCGGTTTTCTGA
- the betA gene encoding choline dehydrogenase, with protein MSQVFDYIIIGAGSAGNTLATRLTEDEGVTVLLLEAGGPDYRLDFRTQMPAALAFPLQGRRYNWAYETDPEPHMDGRRMECGRGKGLGGSSLINGMCYIRGNAMDYDNWAKLPGLEDWTYLDCLPYFRKAETRDIGPNDYHGGDGPVSVTTPKAGNNPLFSAMVEAGVQAGYPRTEDLNGYQQEGFGPMDRTVTPKGRRSSTARGYLDIAKKRSTLTIVTHALTDKILFEGKRAVGVRYLIGAAEERVEVRARKEVLLCSGAIASPQILQRSGVGPAELLKKLDIPVVHDLPGVGENLQDHLELYLQYACTQPVSLYPSLLLHNQPAIGAEWLFNGTGIGASNQFEAGGFIRTRPEFEWPNIQYHFLPVAINYNGSNGVKEHGFQAHMGSMRSPSRGRIQAKSKDPREYPSILFNYMATEQDWQEFRDGIRLTREIMQQPALDAFRGREISPGIDVQTDEQLDKFIREHAETAFHPSCSCKMGTDEMAVVDGEGRVHGMQGLRVVDASIMPIITTGNLNAPTIMMAEKIADKIRGRKPLPRSKAKYYVAGGAPVKGKPLRDVSAQ; from the coding sequence ATGTCCCAAGTATTCGATTACATCATCATCGGTGCCGGCTCCGCCGGTAACACCCTGGCGACCCGTCTGACTGAAGACGAAGGCGTCACTGTCCTGCTGCTCGAAGCGGGCGGCCCGGATTACCGTCTGGATTTCCGCACACAAATGCCGGCGGCTTTGGCGTTCCCGCTGCAAGGTCGTCGCTACAACTGGGCGTACGAAACCGATCCAGAGCCACACATGGACGGTCGCCGGATGGAATGCGGTCGCGGCAAGGGCCTGGGTGGTTCTTCGCTGATCAATGGCATGTGCTACATCCGCGGCAACGCCATGGACTACGACAACTGGGCGAAACTGCCAGGCCTGGAAGACTGGACTTACCTCGACTGCCTGCCGTATTTCCGCAAGGCGGAAACCCGTGACATCGGCCCGAACGACTACCACGGTGGCGACGGTCCGGTCAGCGTGACCACGCCCAAAGCCGGCAACAACCCGCTGTTCAGCGCGATGGTCGAAGCAGGCGTGCAGGCCGGTTACCCGCGTACCGAAGACTTGAACGGTTACCAGCAAGAAGGTTTCGGCCCGATGGACCGCACCGTGACGCCGAAAGGCCGTCGCTCCAGTACCGCTCGCGGTTACCTGGACATCGCCAAGAAGCGTTCGACCCTGACCATCGTCACCCACGCCCTGACCGACAAGATTCTGTTCGAAGGCAAGCGTGCAGTCGGCGTGCGTTACCTGATCGGTGCCGCCGAAGAACGCGTTGAAGTCCGTGCCCGCAAAGAAGTGTTGCTGTGCTCCGGCGCCATCGCGTCGCCGCAGATCCTGCAACGCTCCGGTGTCGGCCCGGCCGAACTGCTGAAAAAGCTTGATATTCCGGTGGTCCACGACCTGCCGGGCGTCGGTGAAAACCTGCAGGATCACCTCGAGTTGTACCTGCAATACGCCTGCACCCAACCGGTCTCGCTGTACCCGTCGCTGCTCCTGCACAACCAGCCGGCCATCGGTGCCGAGTGGCTGTTCAACGGCACCGGCATCGGCGCCAGCAACCAGTTCGAAGCCGGCGGTTTCATTCGTACCCGCCCGGAATTCGAATGGCCGAACATCCAGTATCACTTCCTGCCGGTAGCGATTAACTACAACGGCAGCAACGGCGTGAAAGAGCACGGCTTCCAGGCACACATGGGTTCCATGCGTTCGCCAAGCCGCGGTCGCATCCAGGCCAAGTCCAAGGATCCGCGCGAATACCCGAGCATCCTGTTCAACTACATGGCTACCGAGCAGGACTGGCAGGAATTCCGCGATGGCATCCGCCTGACCCGTGAAATCATGCAACAGCCGGCGCTGGATGCCTTCCGTGGTCGCGAAATCAGCCCCGGCATCGACGTGCAAACCGACGAGCAGCTGGACAAGTTCATCCGCGAGCACGCCGAAACCGCGTTCCACCCGTCCTGCTCGTGCAAGATGGGCACCGACGAAATGGCCGTGGTCGATGGCGAAGGTCGTGTGCATGGCATGCAAGGCCTGCGCGTGGTCGATGCCTCGATCATGCCGATCATCACCACCGGCAACCTGAACGCACCAACGATCATGATGGCCGAGAAAATCGCCGACAAGATCCGCGGTCGTAAACCATTGCCGCGCAGCAAGGCCAAATACTACGTGGCCGGCGGTGCACCGGTGAAGGGCAAGCCGTTGCGGGATGTGAGCGCTCAGTAA
- a CDS encoding TldD/PmbA family protein: MFDFHPQLKQRFAALRTGAEFFSLRYVRESGQYLSVRKNVAEPPSLSRDEGAMLTVRVNGVEAYAATNDLSQSGLQAALEKAEQQARRLKPHALLDLREQAVSSERADYFSPSLDQPFPSLSDCYQLLGAESAAVPKDERLVNWQASIGITNVEQIYLNSAGAELRQAQRFVYPSMDVTAYDGSDSQTRTLGRENFGQQGGFDVISRCGLIGAGPKVADQALQLLLAPNTPQGPRDLLLMPDQMMLQIHESIGHPLELDRILGDERNYAGTSFVKAQDFGRLQYGSELLNVTFDPDIPEQLASYGHDDEGTAASKQFLIKQGLLLRPLGGALSQFRASLDGVANSRACGWNRPPIDRMANLNIEPGDQPLEQLIGNIEHGILMSTNRSWSIDDARNKFQFGCEWGQLIENGELKGVVKNPNYRAISAQFWKSLRAVGDVSTFKVLGTPNCGKGEPNQVIRVGHASPACVFSNVDVFGGDA, translated from the coding sequence ATGTTCGATTTCCACCCCCAGCTCAAGCAGCGCTTCGCTGCGTTGCGCACGGGCGCTGAATTCTTTTCGCTGCGTTATGTTCGCGAATCCGGTCAGTATCTTTCAGTGCGCAAGAACGTCGCCGAACCACCGAGCCTGAGCCGGGACGAAGGTGCGATGCTGACCGTTCGGGTCAACGGCGTCGAAGCCTATGCCGCGACCAACGACTTGTCCCAGTCCGGGCTGCAAGCCGCGCTGGAGAAGGCCGAGCAACAAGCCCGTCGACTCAAGCCACACGCCCTCCTCGACTTGCGTGAGCAAGCGGTTTCCAGCGAGCGCGCCGACTATTTCTCGCCGAGCCTCGACCAACCCTTCCCGTCTCTCAGCGATTGCTACCAACTGCTCGGCGCCGAATCTGCCGCCGTGCCCAAGGACGAACGCCTGGTGAACTGGCAGGCGAGCATCGGTATCACCAACGTCGAGCAGATCTACCTCAACAGCGCCGGCGCCGAACTGCGCCAGGCCCAGCGCTTCGTCTACCCGAGCATGGACGTCACCGCCTACGACGGTAGCGACAGCCAGACCCGCACCCTCGGCCGCGAGAATTTCGGTCAGCAGGGCGGCTTTGATGTGATCAGCCGCTGCGGCCTGATCGGCGCCGGCCCGAAAGTCGCCGACCAGGCGTTGCAATTGCTGCTGGCACCGAACACCCCGCAAGGCCCGCGCGACCTGTTGCTGATGCCCGACCAGATGATGCTGCAGATCCACGAGTCCATCGGTCACCCGCTGGAACTGGACCGCATCCTGGGCGACGAGCGCAATTACGCCGGCACCAGTTTCGTCAAGGCGCAAGACTTCGGCCGCCTGCAATACGGCTCCGAACTGCTCAACGTGACATTCGACCCGGACATCCCCGAACAGCTCGCCAGCTACGGCCATGACGACGAAGGCACCGCCGCCAGCAAGCAATTCCTGATCAAGCAAGGTTTGCTGCTGCGACCATTGGGCGGCGCGCTCTCGCAGTTCCGGGCCAGCCTCGACGGCGTGGCCAACAGCCGCGCCTGCGGCTGGAACCGTCCGCCGATCGACCGCATGGCCAACCTCAACATCGAGCCCGGCGATCAGCCGCTTGAGCAACTGATCGGCAACATCGAGCACGGCATTTTGATGAGCACCAACCGTTCGTGGTCCATCGACGATGCGCGCAACAAATTCCAGTTCGGTTGCGAATGGGGCCAGTTGATCGAAAACGGCGAACTCAAAGGCGTGGTGAAGAACCCGAACTACCGGGCGATTTCCGCGCAATTCTGGAAGAGCCTGCGCGCCGTCGGTGACGTCAGCACCTTCAAGGTGCTGGGGACGCCGAACTGCGGCAAGGGCGAACCGAACCAGGTGATCCGTGTCGGCCATGCGTCGCCGGCCTGTGTGTTCAGCAACGTTGATGTGTTTGGGGGAGATGCCTGA
- a CDS encoding TldD/PmbA family protein, with the protein MSTSTSTSKSQADSFKALVDWLRDALRTPEQFTLSYAAESSAFVRFNHAKVRQAGQVQQASIGFKLINDGRHADLDITLSGDPEVDLQRLAEGLQQLRETLPLLPQDPYLLLNHDDWQSNNVQEHPLPDTEQVVAEITQAGEGLDLVGFYAAGPISRGFASSSGAFGWHQANSFNFDFSLFHENGQAVKASYAGHDWNSAGFARRFQQAREQLAFLGRPTRTLAPGQYRAYLAPAALEEIMGMLSWGGFSAQSIASKSSPLQKLYGGDSSFSPLVSLDEKVSGSLSPAFSGEGYPRSDLRLIVEGKAGEQLVGSRSAAEYGLTANGAGGGEAPSALNMAAGSLPDAEILKQLGTGLYISNLWYLNYSDQPAARLTGMTRFATFWVENGEIQAPVSTMRFDDSAYSLLGSQLEALTEERELMLSASTYSQRNTSSALLPGALVSRLTLTL; encoded by the coding sequence ATGAGTACGTCCACGAGCACTTCAAAAAGCCAGGCCGATTCGTTCAAGGCCTTGGTCGACTGGCTGCGCGATGCACTGCGCACGCCTGAGCAGTTCACCCTCAGCTACGCCGCCGAATCGTCGGCCTTCGTGCGTTTCAACCACGCCAAGGTGCGTCAGGCCGGGCAGGTGCAGCAGGCAAGCATCGGCTTCAAACTGATCAACGACGGCCGCCACGCCGACCTCGATATCACGTTGTCGGGCGATCCGGAAGTCGACCTTCAGCGTCTGGCCGAGGGGCTACAACAGTTGCGCGAAACCCTGCCGTTGCTGCCTCAGGATCCGTACCTGCTGCTCAACCATGACGACTGGCAGAGCAATAACGTGCAGGAACATCCGCTGCCGGATACCGAGCAGGTGGTCGCTGAAATCACTCAGGCCGGCGAGGGGCTGGATCTGGTCGGTTTCTATGCCGCCGGGCCGATCAGTCGCGGCTTCGCCAGCTCCTCGGGCGCGTTCGGCTGGCATCAGGCCAATAGCTTCAACTTCGATTTCAGCCTGTTCCATGAAAACGGTCAGGCGGTGAAAGCCAGCTATGCCGGGCACGACTGGAACAGCGCCGGGTTTGCCCGGCGTTTCCAGCAGGCCCGCGAGCAGTTGGCGTTTCTGGGTCGGCCAACGCGCACGCTGGCGCCGGGTCAGTACCGCGCCTACCTCGCGCCGGCAGCCCTGGAAGAAATCATGGGCATGCTCAGTTGGGGCGGGTTCTCGGCGCAGTCGATTGCCAGCAAGAGCAGTCCGTTGCAGAAGCTCTACGGTGGCGACAGCTCGTTCAGCCCGTTGGTGTCCCTGGATGAAAAAGTCAGCGGCTCCCTGAGCCCGGCGTTCTCCGGTGAAGGTTATCCGCGCAGTGATCTGCGGCTGATTGTTGAGGGCAAGGCGGGCGAGCAACTGGTCGGTTCACGCAGCGCCGCCGAATACGGACTGACCGCCAACGGTGCTGGCGGCGGTGAAGCGCCAAGTGCGTTGAACATGGCGGCCGGCTCGTTGCCTGACGCCGAGATCCTCAAGCAACTGGGCACCGGTTTGTATATCAGCAACCTGTGGTACCTGAACTACTCGGACCAACCGGCGGCGCGCCTGACCGGCATGACACGGTTCGCGACCTTCTGGGTCGAGAACGGCGAGATTCAGGCACCGGTCAGCACCATGCGTTTCGATGACAGCGCCTACAGCCTGCTCGGTTCGCAGCTGGAAGCGTTGACCGAGGAACGCGAGCTGATGTTGTCGGCCAGCACCTACAGTCAGCGGAACACGTCTTCGGCATTGCTGCCGGGAGCGCTCGTCAGCCGACTGACCTTGACCCTGTAA
- the mdtD gene encoding multidrug transporter subunit MdtD, whose product MLPLGCEAAPDRQCALSDRPHSPDLRLLRSRAGASSLATGFSASHESALTRGPMPNRPPLDAVTARWLPWVVAIAFFMQSLDGTILNTALPAMARDLAEDPLRMQGVIIAYMLTVALLIPASGWIADRFGTKKIFFGAILLFSIGSLLCALSSTLSMLIGARVIQGLGGALMLPVGRLVVLRAYPRSDLVRIMGFITIPGLLGPLIGPTMGGWMVQYLTWHWIFLINLPVGVLGCYAVWKFIPDLRGSERTRFDSLGFLLFGAAMVLITIAMEGLGELRLPHLRVMLLLFAGMACLAAYWLRAGHIDNPLFAPSLFKTRTFAVGILGNLFARLGSGALPFLVPLLLQVALGYSPSQAGMSMLPLAAAAMVAKSVARPLIERFGYRIVLTGNTLALGIMLASMGLVSEQTPYWLLLGQLAILGAINSLQFTAMNTVTLIDLDDASASSGNSLLSVVAQLSLSLGVACAGALLGGFTAEMGNDDVDTVLGAFQLTFVTVGIMAMLAATIFSQLSPKDGRRMVSREHDIEH is encoded by the coding sequence TTGCTCCCGCTGGGCTGCGAAGCGGCCCCAGACCGGCAATGTGCTCTATCAGACAGACCGCATTCACCGGATTTACGACTGCTACGCAGCCGAGCGGGAGCAAGCTCCCTCGCCACAGGGTTCAGCGCCAGCCACGAATCTGCATTAACAAGAGGCCCCATGCCCAACCGCCCACCTCTCGACGCCGTCACCGCCCGCTGGTTGCCATGGGTCGTCGCCATTGCCTTCTTCATGCAGTCCCTCGACGGGACAATCCTCAACACCGCCCTCCCCGCCATGGCCCGGGACCTGGCCGAAGACCCGCTGCGCATGCAGGGTGTGATCATCGCCTACATGCTCACCGTCGCCTTGCTGATTCCCGCCTCCGGCTGGATCGCCGACCGTTTCGGCACCAAGAAAATCTTCTTCGGTGCCATCCTGTTGTTCAGCATCGGCTCATTGCTCTGCGCCTTGTCGAGCACCCTGAGCATGCTGATCGGCGCCCGGGTGATCCAGGGCCTGGGCGGCGCCTTGATGTTGCCGGTCGGACGCTTGGTAGTGCTGCGCGCGTATCCGCGCTCGGATCTGGTGCGGATCATGGGGTTCATCACCATTCCCGGCCTGCTCGGCCCGCTGATTGGCCCGACCATGGGCGGCTGGATGGTGCAATACCTGACCTGGCACTGGATCTTCCTGATCAACCTGCCGGTGGGCGTTCTCGGTTGCTACGCGGTATGGAAATTCATTCCCGACCTGCGCGGCAGTGAACGCACCCGCTTCGATAGCCTGGGCTTCTTGCTGTTCGGCGCGGCGATGGTGCTGATCACCATCGCCATGGAAGGCCTCGGCGAACTGCGTCTGCCGCACTTGCGGGTGATGTTGCTGTTGTTTGCCGGCATGGCCTGTCTGGCGGCCTATTGGCTGCGGGCTGGGCACATCGACAATCCACTGTTTGCACCATCGCTGTTCAAGACCCGGACCTTTGCCGTGGGCATCCTCGGCAACCTGTTCGCCCGGTTGGGCAGCGGCGCATTGCCGTTCCTGGTGCCGTTGCTGCTGCAAGTGGCGCTGGGCTATTCGCCGTCACAGGCCGGGATGAGCATGCTGCCCCTGGCCGCGGCCGCGATGGTCGCCAAATCGGTGGCGCGGCCGTTGATCGAACGTTTCGGCTACCGCATCGTGCTGACCGGCAACACACTGGCGCTGGGGATCATGCTGGCGAGCATGGGTCTGGTCAGCGAGCAGACGCCGTATTGGCTGTTGCTGGGCCAGTTGGCGATTCTGGGGGCGATCAACTCCTTGCAGTTCACCGCGATGAATACCGTGACACTGATCGACCTCGACGACGCCAGCGCCAGCAGCGGCAACAGTTTGCTGTCGGTGGTAGCGCAATTGTCCCTGAGCCTGGGCGTGGCGTGCGCCGGTGCGCTGCTCGGCGGATTCACGGCGGAGATGGGCAATGACGACGTGGACACGGTGCTGGGCGCGTTCCAGCTGACGTTTGTGACGGTAGGCATCATGGCGATGCTGGCTGCAACGATCTTCTCGCAGCTTTCACCAAAGGATGGCCGACGGATGGTCAGCCGTGAGCACGATATCGAGCACTGA
- the dbpA gene encoding ATP-dependent RNA helicase DbpA produces MLANLDSLGYAQMTPIQAQSLPVILKGMDLIAQAKTGSGKTAAFGIGLLNPINPRFFGCQALVICPTRELADQVAKEIRRLARAEDNIKVLTLCGGVSFGPQIGSLEHGAHIIVGTPGRIQQHLRKGSLVLHGLNTLILDEADRMLDMGFYDSIEEIIAQCPERRQTLLFSATYPVGIKQLASKFMRNPQQVKAEAFHDDTQIEQRFYEISPEERMSAVTKVLGHFRPASCVAFCFTKQQVQETVDHLTSKGISAVGLHGDLEQRDRDQVLAMFANRSTSVLVATDVAARGLDIDALDMVINVELARDSEIHIHRVGRTGRAGEKGIAISLVAPSEAHRAQAIEQLQKSPLNWDQVDNLTSQGGGPLLPLMSTLCIGAGRKDKVRPGDILGALTGEAGIPGAQVGKIAIFDFQAYVAVERGIAKQALQRLNDGKIKGRSLRVRIL; encoded by the coding sequence ATGCTGGCTAACCTCGACTCCCTCGGTTATGCCCAGATGACGCCGATCCAGGCGCAAAGCTTGCCGGTGATCCTCAAGGGGATGGACCTGATCGCCCAGGCCAAGACCGGCAGCGGCAAGACCGCCGCCTTCGGTATCGGCCTGTTGAACCCGATCAATCCGCGCTTCTTCGGTTGCCAGGCACTGGTCATCTGCCCGACCCGTGAGCTGGCCGACCAGGTCGCCAAGGAAATCCGTCGCCTGGCCCGTGCCGAAGACAACATCAAGGTCCTGACCCTGTGCGGCGGTGTGTCTTTCGGCCCGCAGATCGGCTCGCTGGAGCACGGCGCGCACATCATCGTCGGCACTCCAGGGCGCATCCAGCAACACCTGCGCAAGGGTTCGCTGGTGCTTCACGGTCTGAACACGCTGATCCTCGACGAAGCCGACCGCATGCTCGACATGGGTTTCTACGATTCCATCGAAGAAATCATCGCCCAGTGCCCGGAACGTCGCCAGACCCTGCTGTTCTCCGCCACCTATCCGGTGGGCATCAAGCAGTTGGCGTCGAAGTTCATGCGTAATCCACAGCAAGTGAAGGCCGAGGCGTTCCACGACGACACGCAGATCGAGCAGCGCTTCTACGAAATCTCCCCGGAAGAGCGCATGAGCGCGGTGACCAAGGTGCTCGGCCACTTCCGTCCGGCGTCCTGCGTGGCGTTCTGCTTCACCAAGCAGCAGGTGCAGGAAACCGTCGATCACCTGACGTCCAAAGGCATCTCCGCCGTCGGCCTGCACGGCGATCTGGAACAGCGTGACCGCGACCAGGTGTTGGCCATGTTCGCCAACCGCAGTACGTCGGTACTGGTTGCCACCGACGTCGCCGCACGCGGCCTGGACATCGATGCGCTGGACATGGTGATCAACGTCGAACTGGCCCGTGACTCGGAAATCCACATTCACCGTGTCGGCCGTACCGGTCGTGCCGGCGAGAAAGGCATCGCGATCAGCCTGGTCGCACCGTCCGAAGCGCATCGCGCCCAAGCCATCGAGCAACTGCAGAAGTCGCCGTTGAATTGGGATCAGGTGGATAACCTCACGTCCCAGGGCGGTGGTCCGCTGCTGCCGCTGATGAGCACGCTGTGCATTGGTGCGGGCCGTAAAGACAAAGTCCGTCCAGGCGACATTCTCGGCGCACTGACCGGTGAGGCGGGCATTCCCGGCGCCCAGGTCGGCAAGATCGCGATTTTCGACTTCCAGGCCTATGTGGCCGTGGAACGCGGGATCGCCAAGCAAGCCTTGCAGCGCCTGAACGACGGTAAAATCAAAGGTCGTTCGCTGCGCGTTCGCATCCTGTAA
- a CDS encoding NAD(P)/FAD-dependent oxidoreductase produces the protein MRSTEVVIIGAGAAGLMCALTAAGRGRKVMLLDHANKAGKKILMSGGGRCNFTNMYTEPSNFLSQNAHFCKSALARYTQWDFIGLVAKHGVPYHEKKLGQLFCDNKSSDILDMLLDECNQVGVSLHLDTSIQTIEKLESGYLLDTTLDQITCQSLVIATGGLSIPTLGATGFGYQVAKQFGHDLLPTRAGLVPFTITDQLKELCTELSGTSVDCLVSCNDQSFRENILFTHRGLSGPAILQISSFWESGDTVEINLMPDHDVPSWLQQQQVERPNSELKTLLGEIFTKKMANLLADNWFVSKPMKQYTHAEIADIAEKLASWKVVPAGTEGYRTAEVTLGGVDTREVSSKTMESLKSPGLYFVGEVLDVTGHLGGFNFQWAWASGYAAAQYV, from the coding sequence TTGCGCTCTACCGAAGTCGTGATCATTGGCGCTGGCGCCGCAGGGTTGATGTGTGCGCTGACCGCCGCCGGGCGCGGGCGCAAGGTGATGTTGCTTGACCACGCCAACAAGGCCGGCAAGAAAATCCTCATGTCGGGCGGTGGCCGCTGCAATTTCACCAACATGTACACCGAGCCGAGCAATTTCCTCTCGCAGAACGCACATTTCTGCAAATCTGCGTTGGCACGTTACACCCAGTGGGACTTCATCGGTCTGGTGGCCAAACACGGCGTGCCGTACCACGAGAAGAAACTCGGCCAGTTGTTCTGCGATAACAAATCCAGCGACATCCTCGACATGCTGCTCGACGAGTGCAATCAGGTTGGCGTCAGCCTGCACCTGGACACCTCGATCCAGACCATCGAGAAGCTCGAAAGCGGTTATCTGCTAGATACCACGCTGGACCAGATCACTTGCCAATCCCTGGTGATCGCCACCGGCGGCCTGTCGATTCCGACCCTCGGCGCCACCGGTTTCGGCTATCAGGTGGCCAAGCAGTTCGGCCACGACCTGCTGCCGACCCGCGCCGGCCTCGTGCCGTTCACCATCACCGATCAGCTCAAGGAGCTGTGCACCGAACTGTCCGGTACGTCGGTGGATTGCCTGGTGAGCTGCAACGACCAGAGTTTCCGCGAGAACATCCTGTTCACCCACCGCGGTCTCAGCGGCCCGGCGATTTTGCAAATTTCTTCGTTCTGGGAATCCGGCGACACGGTAGAGATCAACCTGATGCCGGATCACGACGTACCGAGCTGGCTGCAACAGCAGCAAGTCGAACGCCCGAACAGCGAGTTGAAAACCCTGCTCGGTGAGATCTTCACCAAGAAGATGGCCAACTTGCTGGCAGACAACTGGTTCGTCTCCAAACCGATGAAGCAATACACCCACGCAGAAATTGCAGACATCGCTGAAAAACTGGCGAGCTGGAAAGTCGTGCCGGCCGGCACCGAGGGCTACCGCACGGCCGAAGTGACCCTGGGTGGCGTCGACACGCGCGAAGTGTCATCCAAAACCATGGAGTCGCTGAAAAGCCCCGGCCTGTATTTCGTCGGTGAAGTGCTCGACGTCACCGGGCATCTGGGTGGTTTCAACTTCCAATGGGCCTGGGCGTCCGGTTACGCGGCGGCGCAGTACGTCTGA